gggtttttctctttttctttttgtatcaTTTTGAAGAGGAgttgtattatatttttgttttcaaagacTTCTCATCCGATAGTATTGTATTATCTTTGTTTcttaatgtgaatgctctttcTCTCAATCTTTATTCTTCTGCTTGATGTTGATTGGATTTTATTGCATTGTTCCGAGTCAATGTGACTGTGCCTTCAGTTGAAGTTTACAATAACATTTTGCCAATATAACTAAGTGTTAGGAGTAGGACTGTGCAATGAATTTTAGGTAGTGAAGGCTACCGTGCAGGACTtatgttctgtttaaaacttggatagatatcataagttattaatttcccctaagcctgtggtccgaggagtcatgcaggacttaggttttgtttaaaacttggatagatgtcataagttattaattttccctaagcctgtggttcgaggagccatgtaggacttaggttctgtttaaaacttggataggtgccataagttattaatttcccctaaacctatggtccgaggagccatgtagggcttaggttctgtttaaaacttggatagatgccataagttattaatttcccctaagcctgtggtccgaggggccatgcaggacttaggttatatttaaaacttggatagataccataagttattaatttcccctaagcctgtggtccaaggagccatgcaggacttaggttttgtttaaaacttgaatagatgtcataagttattaatttcccctaagcctgtggtccgaggagccatgcaagacttaggttctgtttaaaacttggatagatgccataagttattaatttcccctaagcctgtggtccaaggggccatgcaagacttaggttctgtttaaaacttggatagatgtcataagttattaatttcccctaagcctgtggtccgaggggccatgcaggatttaggttctgtttaaaacttggatagatgctataagttattaatttcccctaagtttgtggttcgaggggccatgcaagacttaggttctatttaaaacttggatagatgctataaattattaatttcctctaaacctgtggtccgaggggccaTGCGagacttaagttctgtttaaaacttggataaatgctataagttattaatttcccgtAAACCTGTGATCCGAcgagccatacaggacttaggttctgtttaaaacttggatagatgtcataagttataatttcccctaagcctgtggtctgaggagccatacaggacttaagttctgtttaaaacttggataaatgccataagttattaatttcccctaagcctatggaccgaggagccatgcagaacttagattctgtttaaaacttggatagtgGTGAACCAGAAGACGCGCAGTTACCATGAAATATAGTGTAGGTAAAACcgcttttattaataataatacctttttAGATTATTTATATTCCATGGGCGGGGTACAGCTCTCTCATCTAAGTCTTCCAAATAATATGCACCTATTCCTGCTATTGAAGTGATGCGATACGGACCTTTCCAGTTAGGTCCCAGCTTTCCCTAAGATGGGTTCTTGGCGTTACCCAAAATTTTTCTCAGCACTAGGTCTCCTAGCCCTAATGGCCATAGTTTTACATTGGTATCATACCCCTGCTTGAgtttctggtgataataggccagtTGGATCATTggcttttctcttttctcctcgATTAAATCCAAACTTCTTTCTAGCAGTTTGTCATTGTTGCTTGAGGTGAAGGTGCCTGTTTTCAACGTTGGAAAGCTAGTCTCTAGGGGGAGTACAGCttcagccccataagtcataGAAAAATGAGTCTCTCCCGTTAACCGTCGTGGTGTAGTTCGATAGGTCCATAGGACGTGtggcagttcttccacccatcttccctttgcatcatccaatcTCTTCTTTAACCCATTAATTATGACCTTATTTACAGCCTCGGCTTACCCGTTTCCTTGAGGATAGGCCGAAGTGGAATATCGGTTCATAATTCCCAAGTCGCAGCAGTATCTCCTAAAGgtcttactatcaaattgaaggccattgtccgagatgaggATATGAGGAATTCCGAAGCGTGTAATGATGTTCCTCCAGATGAATTCCTTtgcatccacgtccctgatgttgGCCAGGGGCTAAGCTTcgacccattttgtaaagtagtcTGTGACGACCATTAAGTATCGCTTGTTTCCTGCTGCTTTTAGGAAAGGGCCTACAATATCCATACCCCATTGAGTGAACGGCCAAGGACTGGATAGGGGATTAAGGACCCCTCCCGGTTTGTGGATATTTGGGGCAAACCTttggcattggtcgcacttcttgacatattcttgggcctctttCTGCATGCCCAACCACCAGTACCCTGAGGGCTCTGTGTGCTAGCGATCTTCCTCCTATGTGACTCTCACAAACTCCCTCATGCAATTCTTCGAGTAACAGCTCTGATGCTTCGGGGTGTACGCATAATAAGTATGGCCTAAAATAGGAGCGCTTGTATAGCTTGTGATCCTCTGACAACCAGAACCGAGAAGCTTTTCTTGGTATTTTCTCGGCTTCCGATTTCTTTTCAGGCAATACATCATCCTTAAGAAAACTcactatgggatccatccaactCAAACTCACTCTGACTTGATGGATTCGAACcatgttcttttttattacgTCTGCCTTGTACAAATCATCAACGAGGATGATTCGAGGTAAACCCTGCTCCGAGGACATGGCAAGAGTGGCTAATGAATCTGCATGTGTGTTCCCGCTTCTAGAAACGTGCGTCAAGTTGAAGAATTCAAAGTCCGACTGCAAGCGCTTGACCTGACCAAGGTATTCCTGCATTCTTACATCTCTGGCTTCCAACTCGCCCCTCACCTAGCCTACAACTAGTCTGGAATCCGAGAACACTTCTAATGcctttcctcccattttctacACCATGGCCATTCCTTGCAATAAAgcttcatactcggcttcattgtttgtagcCAAGAATCCTAGTCTCAATGACTTTTCTATGGTAATCTTCTCAAGAGATATTAGAACCAGCCCTACCCCGAATCCCCTTTGGTTTGCCGCGCCATCAACATACACTTTCCACCGTGAGGCTCCTTGTGCAGAGATTGTGCCAAcggattttccatccatgttttccTCCTCTGCTACTAATTCTATTGGGGGTTCAGTAAATTCGGCTATTAAATCAGTGAGAACTTGGCCCTTGACGGAGGTCTGaggcatgtatttaatatcGAAAGCCCCTAGAAGCGTGCTCCACATGGCAATTCTTCCTGTGTAATTGGCGCTCCAGAGTACAGACTTGAGGGGAAGTTGAGTTAGAACAACGATCGTGTATGCCTGGAAGTAGTGGGGGAGTTTCTGTATAGCTTGCACTACTGCCAGAATTGCCTTCTCCAATGGTAAGTAACGCACCTCGGCCTTATGTAACGATTTACTCACATAGTAAACTGGTCGTTGTACGCTGTCGTCAACCCGTATTAACACTAAGCTCACAGCGTGAGGGGCCACTACGATGTAGGCGAACAGAACTTCGTCggcctcagggctagacatgatgggtggccGTAACAGGTACTCTTTAAGTTACTGGAAGGCTAAGGCACAGTCCTCGgaccactcaaatcctttccacttgttcATTAGGAGGTAGAAAGGACGACACTGGTCTGCAGATCGGGAAATAAACCGATTCAATGTCGCGATCATTCCAGTGAGTTTCTGGACTTCTTTTGGGTTCCGAGGAGCTTGTAAATTGTGAATCACTTTGATCTGATCTAGgctcacctcaattcccctgtgAGTTACCATATAGCCCAAAAATTTGCCGGACCCGACACCGAATGAGCACTTAAAGGCATTGAGACACAGTTTGTGTTTTCTTAAAATGCCAAAGATGACTCTGAGATCTCTCACATACTTGGATACCACTTTACTCTTTACTaccatgtcgtctatgtagacttcaatacTCTTACCTAGTTGCGGTTCaaacattctggtcatcatcctttggtaggttgaccctGCATTCTTTAAACTGAAAGGCATCACGTAGTGGTAGTTTCCAATAGAAGTCTTAAATGCTGTTTTTTCTTGATCTCCCGGGGCTAGTGGTATTTAATGATAACCCTGGAAGGTatccaagaagctcattcgagggtggcctaCAGTTGCATCTACCAACTGGTCTATTCGAGGCATTGGGAACGGGTATTTTGGGCACGCCCTGTTCTAGTCTGTGAAATCTACGCAGACTCGCCACTtcccactctttttttttaccatcacTGTATTCGCCAACCACTCGGGGTAAAAGatttctttgatagcccctgcctttTTTAGCTTTGTTACTTCGTCCTTAACAACGTCGGCATGCTCTTTTGACGGGCATCGGGGTGGTTGCTTTTTGGAAATAGAGTATGGGTTAACGTTTAGGTAATGGCAAATGAGATTCGAATCAACCCTTGGGGcatcgtaggcgtcccatgcaaacacgttAACATTTTCTCCCAGAAACCCAATCAATTCTTCTTTCTCTCGGAGGGGTAGTTTCGAACCAACTTGAAAGAATTTCTTTGGGTTGTCGTCAACAGTAAGCCTTTCTAAACTTTCGCATTTTACCTCCTTGACTGGCTCATCAACGGGTATTGCCGAGGtggttgattgctataagtccTTTCTTATAGAGGCCGAGGATTCTGCATTGGATTGGCGTGAGATGGCAGCCACCATGCATTGTCTAGCTATGGCTTGATTTCCTACAATCTCCTCTACTCGGCCCTCTGACGGGTATTTCACCTTCTAGTGAAGTGTAGAAGAAACGACTCCTAAGGCGTAAAGCCAAGGTCTGGCCACTATGGCTGTGTATGGCGAGTAGGCGTCGACCACAatgaaatccacctccaccatgTCTGAACTGGTCTGTATGGGCAGTCTGATCTGTCCCCTTGGTGTAACAGTCTTCCCTTCGAAACTTACCAAAGGGGAATCATATGTTGTTAGGTCCTCAAGCTTTAGGTTCAGCCCTTTGTacagatcagggtacattacttccacaGCACTGCCCTGGTTTACCAGTACTCTCTTCACGTCAAACCCCCCAATCCTAAGTGTAACTACCAAAGTATCGTCATAGGGTTGGATGGTTCCAatcttatcctcgtccgagaatcccAGCACAAGTAAGGCTCCCTTCTTAGATCTTTTGGATTCCCGATCGTTGTCCTCGGTGGAGAGCCGAGCCACAGACATTACTCTGGAGGGAAAAGAGCCGGTTCTTCTCGGAGCAGTaagaatgacatttatcgtACCTATGGGAGGTCTTAAAGATATGTCTCTCCGGGGTTCTTGGTTCACCTGACCTAGATGACCACTGAAAGGATGTAAAAGGTGCCACAattttccttctcggaccaactgatccagGTGGTTCCATAAGTTCCTGCAGTCTTCGGTGATATGTTCGTCGTCTTGGTGGTACTGACAGACTCTGGTTGCGTTTTGAGGAGTCTCCGGCCATCTTATTCGGCCACTTAAAGAATGGCTCATTCTTGACTTTCTCCAAAACCTGTTGTACCGGTTCTCTGAATACGGCGTTAACCATTTGCGTGTTGGCTAATCCAAATTGCCCTGCAAAATCTCTTCTCAGATGGTTATTGTTGTATCGTTCTGACCTGAAATCATTCCTTTTGTGAGggatgatcttctcctttcctttcccttgtagTTGGTCTTCTTCCACtcttttgtatttgtcaatcCGATCCATAAGTTGACGAACgctggtaacaggtttaccagTTAGGGATTTCCTCAAACaatgctcggtggggagaccgcttCTAAACGTGCTGATGGCGATGTCATCTTAGTTACCATCCATCTCGTTGTACATttcccaatatctatccgagtaTGCTTTTAAAGTTTCCCCTTCGCGCATGGACAATGACAACAATAAACTCGAAGGTCGAGGAACCCTGCTGTTCGTAATGAAACGAGAGCCAAAGGTTTGGGTGAGCTGCTTGTAGGAATCTATGGAGTTCGTTTTCAAGctattgaaccacctcatcgccatggGTCTTAGACTGGACGGGAAAACTctgcacatcaaagcctcgtTTCGAGAATGGATGGTCATtctttggttaaactggctcacatgctctacaGGGTCCGTTCGGCCATTATAAATGGCGAACATAGGTTGGTGGAAACGCCAAGGTAGTCTAGCCCCTTCTATCTTGTGCGTGAAGGGTGACTTAGAGATTTGATCCAGAATTTTATTCATGGCATCATTACCCAGGCCCTTACCAGATGGGCTCTTATGTCTCCGTCCATGACGCTGCTCTTTTTCATAAGAGAAGGTTTCGCTTAGGGGAGTTCTTGATCTCCGCCTGTAACTGACGTCTTCTTCCTCCTCATTAGAGGATATGTCGAAGCTAGAAGGGGACCACCTTTGCTGTGCATGGCGCAATCTCTTTTTCAAGtcgtctatctctcgctgcatgacTTGACGGTTGTTTTGTCTTTGGGATATGCGACTACCTACTTGGGAATGGGTTTGGCTCGTCTGAGTAGTATGCACACTCCCCTCTCGATTCCTTTCATTGTCCCGATTTTGCTCAAGGTCACGAGGATTACTTTGCCGCTGAGGCCCAATGGGTTCTGTCCGCTGGGGATCGGTTTAGCGTAGGTTTTCTTGGTGTGGACCTGACCCTACCATGTTTAACTGTCGCACTCACTAACACACGAGTTCTTTCCTatagacggtgccaattgtatgGGAAAAGTTTGGAGCCCAAGCCCGAACTATATGGAATCCTggtccaaaaagcccaatacaatgaattttgtagagtatgggtcaaagaactaagTTTAGATGAGTTGAGCAACGGCTTGCATGGGGTTAAAAAGCAATCAGACATGAATAAAAGCTATTATGATTAAAGGACCTTCCATTCGAGGAGACTAgaattttacttataaatacAGATCACCACATTAGGGTTTTTTATGCTATAGTATTCTCCTCCTCTTTTTCTCTACCCCCCTCTTCATGGAGGTTATTCCACATTATATAGGCTCTTCCTGATCATttggaccttacacttgttgatcaccTGGAACCCCACTTGAGCACCCATCCAATCAGACACTCTTTTCAGTCCTCTGTGAGTTGCAGCAaccaaggcaacactgttcaggagtcttctccacattaatacggccagaaaagtagttgcagtgcatttaatgtggtggtggcagcttttccttagatattttgagttttcttctctttcacGTGTTCAGGGGGCGTACTTCAACTGCTTGAGTATACATTTAGCCTGGGTCTGCCGTGTtcgaggaggagttcctcctcgaaccttcttttctttgtctCCCACTGATGAGACTTGTAACGTAGATAATTTAAGTCGTGTTTCTCTCCTCGAACTTGTTAGTGTCCTCGGATAAGgcccaatacattattttgggccatAGTCCCCACAATTGTGTATCAACATACGttcatttttgttaattttttttttaaattccttttttttggataaatatgcaTTTTATGTAATCTTTTTCCTATTAATCaagtaataaaagaaagtagtatttgatttacaactacAATTACAtttgtgtctatctaaaatattatcaacaaagcctaaaattaaTAGGATAGAATtacctatatataaaaattgatagaatttaaataacaaaagagagataaaaaatacgtgaaaggaaaaagatagaATTTAAATACTGTATATCAaactacgtttttttttttttactaagtttctttttacttttcttttttggataaatttgcattttatgtcatctttttcctaataataaagttaaaaaaaaaaataagtatttgAGTTTCACCTAAACtccttctttttgttcatatcatcttcttcacaacctaaaattctctctatatatacacacaatttTTTAGTGTATTATCATTTCTACTACGTACCTTATAATTATGTGCTATATTCTTCCCTTCTCCTCTCTACCCTACCTACAACCTtgcaggtattttttttttcttttatcaaattgaatagattttgtgtatttgttgcctttttattatatattatatgatttttatcaacgAGTTTTACAGATAGGCTGAAATTCTATGTTTGATCgcatctttttgtttttgttttttttagacatcaatatagcaagcaatatatttgtattttttattttcttatcacatgattatttgttgttgacatcaatattttatcgtggatttaatttgttatggtttttgtttggtgctttgttcCATGTAATCTATcttctttaattaaaagcaaaatttgttGTTAAACATgatgtaaggacacaattctctggcggcccaataaggatgttgggctcgcgtacgaaagatccctcacaatatgatttgtagagagtgggcttgaaaagctagccgctggtcacggggcgatgtccgatcctggctttagaggaattcaggtagaaaaaggagttgggcctgaacatttaagccctaagacgtcgcaccctatgggatgggactcctcggagttgatccgaggaccattgaggccttaccccggttatccaacgacggactttcttcagtgaagtccggtgttgttgagatgttctcccccatgtgatctttctttctttcggTGGGATGGGGTCCCTTTcagatttatttactttcttcttttatactcgtccgtgttcattgtccttcgtccacgtgtagggtcaatctttacaagactgatatttgtcccatcagtctaatcccagaattgttgggtatggttgataaggctgcagagtacggctctgtcatgtgttgggtcttattcggaagggtagtaaggataacttccccaagatattttggatctccttacaaattcgtccctataccagttttatcccttcatttcggtgggattcaggatctgccgaggaccaaactgtcctcggctgccttccaaaaattgttttgtgctctgtactgtagagcttgggccacagctctcctcggattgggccttcggattttccaggagcaattgggcttggtccttaaattattgggccccacacatGAAATTGGatacaagagaaaaagaaggatttAAAAATGTTCTTATATCCATCAGTTCAAATTCCTATGTAAGTCTATCTTTACTTAACTccgttttcattttttcttaaagttcagaaatttggatattttttcattaatgaattgggattttggcttaattttgttttcaactgtttcaattattgaattcattatttttatcatgtgtaatattaatatctatgtttttttatgagaaaaaaaatatatgtgttGTTAAAGGCTAAAgcaaaatacaattacaaacattactttaagttagggtgttatatttatttattagtaagttagaatgttacattaagttagggtattgtattttgtttattattaagTTAGAATGTTACATATGGATACATATGCTGGTTTTACTGCTAAGTGGGTGATATAACTTATAATTATTTGGACGAAATCAACACTaaacaaatgatttaaatattaaaataagaaataaaaattaaatttcttttaggtgtacaagtacaatttattttttaatcttaaattttgaattaattcttttagGATGATCCCCTCTTCATAAATAAATaggaattattaaaaaaattataaaaatttttattgacCATTGTAAttagatatattatatataaggacaaatatacaaaattcatttattttttagattttaaaaaaatagtgtaaggaccagatttgataTCCTAACCCAAGGTATGAATGGACTTAGggccaaaaaacccaaaacaatgaatttgtagagaatgagttagAAAACTGTGCTTTAGTTAACCAAACAATAAGTTAGGTAGGTTTGAtgacaaaagaatgaaaatatataagtgtaaactaaagaaaaaacgTCATCGGCGAAGTTCGAGAATACTGGTTCTTATATAATGTTCTTAGGTAAGGTTACAAGTCTGGTTCTaaattgctacagtgtttttttcttgatttcccCCCTcccctctctcactcactccttcttcttttatactgtctttccttttcatcttcaccTTCCACGTGCATGCCAAACGATCGGTGTGGATACTTGTTCCATCAGCACTCCTCATAAATCCTtatgtagtagctgtaaggctaaaatccactgttcaggcatcacctttacattaatgcggccagagagttagttgatgtgcatttaatgcggaggcatCAGCTTTCTCCtaagatattttaggactcctcCCTATCTGATGTCTCTGCAATGTTTATCCGCTCTAACTAAATTTTCGGGATCGTCACCCTTGTTGATAGACCATCTCTTAAGACCTCGGCTTTGTCTAGCCGAGGACGTATTCATCCTCAGCCCACTCTCTTGAGTCATTATGACCACAACTAACCTTTTTATTCATCAACATAGTCTCTTCTGACGAAGACTTCTCCTCCTCGGACAGATCTTtgtcctcggcttgggccacaAGCTCAATAAACAGGTAGATAATGAACTCCTAGGCCCAAGAGCCCGACAAAtagatatttttgtttttgtttttatcttatacacacacacacacacacacacacactcactcaCACATACAGAGAGATTTCATTAATAATTGTTAtactatttttacaattttccatagtttttaaaatattttataatatttgtttttgaaaaaaaaaaataccaaacttgaacttacataatatacatcttccatgtaactttttttttcattttattttttattcaatttaattatattatcaaaatattttctattaagccgtgcatcacatgggcataatactagtactagtaagagaaaataataatcaattttctaCTTTCTCTCTATCCATTGTTATCATCTCACTTTGCTACCATAATAAtcacatttttaatatatattccAATCTCCTTCCCTCTTCAGACtcttctctccttctctcttatCTCTCAAATCTAAACATCTTCTTAAACAATTCAACTATCTTTTAAGCAAAGACTTAACTTGCTTTCTACCGTAAAATACAAGCatatttccatttctttttaaaaaagcaaATTTCTGGTTTGAAAGGACCAAGCCAAGTGAAATCCAAGAAATATCAAATGTTGGGAAGAATAGGTATATTCagtatttatttatctattattattattaacttaCAAGTGAAATGGTAGGATTCAAGCCACATTATCTTCTATGGGAAAATTGGACAAGTCACAGGACTTTTGACCATATTCATGAAAATTCATGATCATTAAAAGACCATAAATGTTTCACTTTTCACTTTACACATTCTCAGGTTGTAGAACATCAACAAAGTATACATC
The sequence above is drawn from the Quercus lobata isolate SW786 chromosome 12, ValleyOak3.0 Primary Assembly, whole genome shotgun sequence genome and encodes:
- the LOC115970272 gene encoding uncharacterized protein LOC115970272, giving the protein MDRIDKYKRVEEDQLQGKGKEKIIPHKRNDFRSERYNNNHLRRDFAGQFGLANTQMVNAVFREPVQQVLEKVKNEPFFKWPNKMAGDSSKRNQSQVNQEPRRDISLRPPIGTINVILTAPRRTGSFPSRVMSVARLSTEDNDRESKRSKKGALLVLGFSDEDKIGTIQPYDDTLVVTLRIGGFDVKRVLVNQGSAVEVMYPDLYKGLNLKLEDLTTYDSPLVSFEGKTVTPRGQIRLPIQTSSDMVEVDFIVVDAYSPYTAIVARPWLYALGVVSSTLH